Genomic DNA from Candidatus Poribacteria bacterium:
GCGGGCTTCTGACCCGTGATCGTCGCCAGTTCGCTCGCCGCGTTGTCCAGCAGGTTCGCGTTGGTCGCCGTCGCTGCCGCGCCAACCCCCATGCTGACGACGATCTTCTCGATCCGAGGAACCTGCATCGGGTTCGTGAACCCGAACCGCTGCTTCAGAGCGGGAACGACCTCGTCTTGATAGTGCTGCTTATACATCGATACGGCTTATTCTCGTTCGGTTGTCCGACTCAGTCGCGTTCCACGAGGCGCACATTCGACGCATGGATCGGGGCTTCGTTCTCGACGATCCCGCCGTTGGGATACCGCTGCGACGGCCGCGTGTGCCGCTTGACGACGTTGACGCCCTCGACCGTTACCCGCCCCCGTTTTCGATCTACTGCCTTGACGACGCCCTGAGCATCGCGCGCCTCGCCAGCG
This window encodes:
- a CDS encoding 50S ribosomal protein L24; translation: MAKQTKRERVDVHVKKGDRVVVIAGEARDAQGVVKAVDRKRGRVTVEGVNVVKRHTRPSQRYPNGGIVENEAPIHASNVRLVERD